TTTATGGCCTTTATAGCTATTTCAAAGGAAGTTCCATGATCCAAATGTAACGAGGCAATTACGTGAGAAAACTTTTCAGCATAGTATTTCACAATAGGGCCTAGTTTTTCGACGCCGTGGGGTTCAGCCACATCTATTATTATGGGTGCGTTTAGTTCGCTTGCGGCTTCAAATGCCGCTTCTACGGTTTCCATATTAATTACATTAGGAGCAGCAACACCAAAGCCATATTGTTTTGCTTTTTCAAGTATGACCTTTGTCGAAACAAGCATGATTATATCTCTCCATCTTTGTGCCGTTTTATGAATTCAAGAGTATCGGCTAATGACTTTATACCAGCTGATGCTCCGTAACTGGTGACGCAAAGCGCTCCAGCAGCATTCCCCAATTCCAGGGATTCCTCAAGGGAAAATTCTCTAACGATTCCTGTTAGAAACCCGGCTACAAACGAATCCCCTGCTCCAGTGGTATCTTTAACCTCAACCTTAAAAGGCGGCATATATATCTGTTCCTGCTTATTGCAGCCGAAACTACCTGCCGAGCCCATTTTTATAACAACGGTTTTAATTCCATAAGACATGAAGAACTCTGCAATTTTTTCAGGTTTTTCTTCACCACTTATCATTTTAGCCTCATCTATACTCGGTATAAAAATATCAATGTAGGGAAGGCATGGCTCAATCGTTTTTAGCCATCTTCCACTGGCATCCCAAGCAGTATCTACTGATGTCGTCACTCCCATTTCTTTTATTCTTTTTAGGGCTTTTGCAGTTTCAATCCCATCAAACTTGGGCATCAGGAAACTTCCAGCTATGTGCACTATTTTGTTACCCTTTAACAGTTCAAAGTTCATGTCATCCAACCCAAATTCCGCATTTGCCCCTACATAATGAATAAAGCTCCGTTCTCCGCTCTTATCTACTATTACAATCGTGCTGGAAGTATTTTTTACATCAGTTCTGACTATTCCCCCTGTATCTACGCCTTCTTTTTTTAATGAATCTATTAAAAATTCTCCCAGGTAATCGCAGCCTACCTTTCCGATTAATCCGGTTTTTATTCCCAGCCTAGAAAGGGCTATTGCAGTGTTTACCGCACATCCTCCCGTATAAAGACCTATACTATCCACTGTAACCAGTCTTCCCGCTTCCGGATATTCAATAACTGGCGCACCGATAATGTCGGCCACTAAAATACCTATACAGGTTACTTCAGGCAAAAATTTAACCCCCAATCTAGTCCTCAATTTCAGGTATTCTTTTTATTCTTGGGTCCGTAAATATGTCTGATTCATCATCGCTGTGGGAGGAAAACTCGGAAACTATAGCACCTTCCTCTCCTGCCTGGAACCAATGCAATGTATTGGGCTCTATGGTATATTGCTCACCCGGGTTTAATTCGATCTCATGCCAGACGGTATAATACTGTTCGCTCCCTTTAGGCGGTCTGCAGTGAGGGTTTTCAGTCTTTTCCCCCTCTACATACAAATATACTTTTCCGTATCTGCAGCGGAAGGTTTCCTGCTTTCCCGGCTTGCCGTTTACCGGAGGATGCCTGTGCTCCGGGCATGTTTGTCCGGGGAACAGCACCAATTCCTTGGCGCAATACCTGTCGGTGTTGACATAGACTAGGAGCTGAAGACCTGTATTTTCTAAATCACCCAAGCCGAAGTCCGCAACCTCAATGTTCTCCTTTTCCTCGGGGGTTATTGCTATATTGGCCTTTTTCAATGCTTCATAAACTTTTTCCTGAATTTCTTTTACTTTTGACTTTTTCAACACCTTTCTACACCCCTCTTCTTTTTAGAATGAAAAATGTCTAACGTTGTCATAAAAAATATATATTGTATTAATTATTTTTTTTAATCATAGTACAGCCGCAGGAATCCCTTATGATCAACTGGGTAGGTAATACAACTTTTTCCAATTTGGATTCTCCATCCATCTGTTTAAACAGGATATTTGCTGCGTGCCTTCCTATTTCATAGGCCGGCTGGGACATTACAGTCAGATGAGGTCTGAATCCTTCTGCCCATTTAATGTCATCGAAGGTCACCAATGCTATATCCCTCGGCGCTTCTAAAGAATAATATTCCAGCGCTTTCATAGCGCCCAAGGCCATCACGTTATTACT
The DNA window shown above is from Thermosediminibacter oceani DSM 16646 and carries:
- a CDS encoding carbohydrate kinase family protein, giving the protein MPEVTCIGILVADIIGAPVIEYPEAGRLVTVDSIGLYTGGCAVNTAIALSRLGIKTGLIGKVGCDYLGEFLIDSLKKEGVDTGGIVRTDVKNTSSTIVIVDKSGERSFIHYVGANAEFGLDDMNFELLKGNKIVHIAGSFLMPKFDGIETAKALKRIKEMGVTTSVDTAWDASGRWLKTIEPCLPYIDIFIPSIDEAKMISGEEKPEKIAEFFMSYGIKTVVIKMGSAGSFGCNKQEQIYMPPFKVEVKDTTGAGDSFVAGFLTGIVREFSLEESLELGNAAGALCVTSYGASAGIKSLADTLEFIKRHKDGEI
- a CDS encoding D-lyxose/D-mannose family sugar isomerase, which encodes MQEKVYEALKKANIAITPEEKENIEVADFGLGDLENTGLQLLVYVNTDRYCAKELVLFPGQTCPEHRHPPVNGKPGKQETFRCRYGKVYLYVEGEKTENPHCRPPKGSEQYYTVWHEIELNPGEQYTIEPNTLHWFQAGEEGAIVSEFSSHSDDESDIFTDPRIKRIPEIED